A region of Aquila chrysaetos chrysaetos chromosome 13, bAquChr1.4, whole genome shotgun sequence DNA encodes the following proteins:
- the MTARC2 gene encoding mitochondrial amidoxime reducing component 2, producing MSGARGALGLSLRAARPGWLWGAAAALLALGALLGAWRWAGGRGRRRRRLQRVGTVLSLFVYPVKSCRGVAVRRAQVTPLGLRSGELRDRFWLVTKEDGHMVTARQEPRLVLVSVSCENGHLVLEAPEMKKLCLPVKLPRKNPVQNCRLFGLDIQGRDCGDEVAQWITTFLNSEPYRLVHFEPSMVPRKSKDIIKLFRTTDEVAYPDCSPVLILSEASLEDLNTRLEKKVKIQNFRPNILVTDCGAFEEDTWEEILIGDVEMKGTVCCARCILTTVNPDTGVLDRKEPLETLKSYRLCDPSEQHIYKSSPLFGRYFAVDKTGTIQVGDPVYKMVE from the exons ATGAGCGGGGCGAGGGGCGCGCTGGGCCTGTCGCtgcgggcggcgcggccgggctGGCTgtggggggcggcggcggcgttgCTGGCGCTGGGCGCCCTGCTGGGGGCCTGGCGCTGGGCCGGCgggcgcggccgccgccgccgccggctgcAGCGGGTGGGGACGGTGTTGAGCCTCTTCGTGTACCCGGTGAAGTCGTGCCGGGGGGTGGCGGTGCGGCGGGCGCAGGTGACGCCGTTGGGGCTGCGGAGCGGGGAGCTGCGGGACAG GTTCTGGCTTGTGACCAAGGAAGATGGGCACATGGTTACGGCTCGCCAGGAGCCGCGGCTGGTCCTCGTTTCTGTCAGCTGTGAGAATGGGCACTTGGTCTTGGAGGCCCCAGAAATGAAGAAGCTGTGCTTGCCTGTAAAGCTCCCCAGGAAAAATCCCGTGCAGAACTGCAG GCTCTTCGGACTGGATATCCAGGGCAGGGACTGTGGAGATGAAGTAGCTCAGTGGATCACCACTTTCCTGAATTCAGAGCCGTACCGACTGGTGCACTTTGAGCCCTCCATGGTGCCAAGAAAGTCAAAGGACATAATAAAACTTTTCCGAACCACAGATGAG GTTGCCTATCCTGACTGTAGCCCAGTCTTGATCCTCTCAGAAGCTTCACTGGAAGATTTAAATACCAGGCTGGAGAAAAAAGTTAAGATACAGAACTTCAGGCCAAATATTCTTGTGACAGATTGCGGTGCTTTTGAGGAG GACACCTGGGAGGAGATTCTTATTGGCGATGTGGAGATGAAAGGGACAGTGTGTTGTGCCAG GTGTATTTTAACAACTGTTAACCCAGACACTGGGGTCTTGGACAGGAAGGAGCCCCTGGAAACATTGAAAAG TTACCGCTTATGTGATCCATCTGAGCAACACATATACAAATCCAGCCCTCTCTTTGGAAGGTACTTTGCCGTTGACAAAACTGGAACGATTCAAGTTGGAGACCCTGTGTACAAGATGGTCGAGTAA
- the PFN3 gene encoding profilin-3, which produces MDYWKCYVNSILADRNVEDVAVVGLSDNKCVWAAKPGGLLAAISPQEVGLITGQDRKTFLLTGITIAGKKCSVIRDSLLVDEDNVMDVRSKGSDSRSICIGKTPKALIFLVGKKGVHGGALNQKVHDMIVGMKA; this is translated from the coding sequence ATGGATTACTGGAAATGCTACGTCAATAGCATCCTGGCGGACAGGAACGTTGAAGATGTGGCTGTCGTGGGCCTCTCTGACAATAAGTGCGTGTGGGCGGCCAAGCCAGGAGGGCTCCTCGCAGCCATCTCGCCTCAAGAAGTGGGCTTGATCACAGGCCAGGATCGGAAAACGTTCCTGCTAACAGGAATCACCATAGCTGGCAAAAAGTGCAGTGTGATTCGTGACAGCCTGCTGGTGGATGAAGACAACGTGATGGATGTCAGAAGCAAAGGCAGTGACAGCAGATCCATTTGTATTGGCAAGACCCCCAAAGCCCTGATCTTCCTCGTGGGCAAGAAGGGAGTCCACGGAGGAGCCCTCAACCAAAAGGTCCACGATATGATTGTGGGCATGAAAGCGTGA